Genomic segment of Thermithiobacillus plumbiphilus:
GGCAAGGATGCCTGCCTGATCCGGGCGCGCAAGCTGCTGGTGCGCGACAGGGCCAGCGCAAATCCGGACGATCTGGTCGATGTCGGTCAGGTGGGCGAGGTGGAGCGCATCGAGCCCGATCTGATTCATCTGATAGCCGAGCAGGACATGATCCCGGTGATCGCGCCGATTGGCGTCGGGCCTGCGGGCGAGACCTACAACATCAATGCCGATCTGGTGGCCGGCAAGCTGGCCGAGACGCTCAAGGCGGAGAAATTCATCCTGATGACCAACGTTGCCGGATTGCTGGACAAATCAGGCACGCTGATGACCGGACTCAGCCCCGAGCGGGTGGAGGGCCTGATTGCCGACGGTACCATCCATGGCGGCATGCTGCCCAAGATCGCTTGTTGCCTGTCGGCCGTGCAGCACGGGGTCAGGACCGCGCACATCATCGATGGCCGGGTGGAACACGCCCTGCTGCTGGAGGTCTTCACCGACGAGGGTGTGGGCACCCTGATCGGTGGCGAGGCCTGAAGCCCTGGTCGAGCATCTTGTTTTATCCTGGGAGACATCATGCAACTGGAAAGCAGCCTGCGGCAGTACTTCGACAACACCCGTCTGGTCGCTGAACTTTGCGAGCGCGGCGGCTGGCCGGATACCCGCGAACTCCTATTGAACCTTGAGCGGGTGGATGCGCAGGGCGATCATCTGGATGTGGACTGTGAGATCCGCTTCGAGGAGATCCTGATGCTGGGCTGTGGCGGGGTGGGCAAGCGCATCCCGCGCACCGGGTACTTCCACCTGCGGGTGAATGCAGAAAGTGGCGCCGTGGAAGCGGCGCGACTGCGCTGAACCCGCTCCGGCCCCGGCGCACTTCGGCCCGCTCGCGGCGCCTCCCAGTGGGCCGCCAGGTCTATCTTTTCGACCTCGACAACACGCTCTTCAACGCCAACCTGCACGTGTTTCCGCGCATGCACGGGCATATCAATGCCTATATCATGGAGCACCTGGCGCTGGAGGAGCAGGCTGCGGACCGCTTGCGTCACCAATACTGGCGCCGCTACGGTACCACCCTGCATGGCCTGATGGCCCTGCACCAGGTCGATCCGCTGGATTATCTCCATCGGGTGCATCCCGAGGACCTGGTGCTCGAGATCGCGCCCGATGCCCGGCTGCGCGCCATGCTGCTGCATCTACCCGGGCGCAAGTTCGTGTTCACCAACAGCCTGCGGCAGCACGCCGAGCGCGTCCTGCAGCGCCTGGGAGTGGCGGATCTCTTTGAGGACGTGTTCGACGTGGTTGCCGCGGATTACAAGCCCAAGCCGCACCCGGCCGCCTACCGTCGCATACTTCGCCACATCGGTGTGCCGGCCAGGCAATGCATCATGGTCGAGGATACCCTGGCCAATCTCGTCACTGCCAAGCGTCTGGGCATGCGCACGATCTATGTGCATCCGCGCCTGCGGCGCTTCCGCTGCACGGACTGGCACTGCCGCAGCGTTTATGAGATTCGCGCTTATTCGGCGCGCCCGACTGCCTGATCGCTGTCTTGGGCCGGATTGCCGGTGGCGGTGCCGGTATCCGGTGCAAGGGGGTCCACGGGGGCCGTGGCCAGACTGGTGTAATCCGCCTGGATCTTCTCGCCGGCCACGGCCGCAAAGGCACCCCTGGCCGGTGTAAAGAACCTGAAGGGCAGGGAGGTGATCCTGCCGCTCACGTTCTTCTGGATCGAGAAATGCAGGTGCGGGCCATCGGAAAAGCCGCTGGTACCCGCCTCACCGATCTTCATGCCAGCCTCCACGCGCTGGCCCGCCTGCACCGTCACGCTATCCTTCTGGAGGTGGAAGTATTCCGCCCAGGTGCCGTCATCGTGCAGGATGCGCACGTAGTTGGCCTTCTTGCGGAATTCCTCGGACTTGCCGCCATCGCCAAACTGGCTTTCCGTATCGGTGACCACGCCTGCGCGGGCGGCCAGGATGTCGGCGCCGCGCGGCATGGCGATATCCACGGCATAATA
This window contains:
- the argB gene encoding acetylglutamate kinase, giving the protein MSVNASAQQKAAILTEALPYIQRFRGKTIVIKYGGNAMTDEHLKQDFARDVVLMKLVGMNPVVVHGGGPQIGETLTRMGVTSEFIAGMRVTDAQTMQVVEMVLGGQVNKEIVNLINQAGGRAVGLTGKDACLIRARKLLVRDRASANPDDLVDVGQVGEVERIEPDLIHLIAEQDMIPVIAPIGVGPAGETYNINADLVAGKLAETLKAEKFILMTNVAGLLDKSGTLMTGLSPERVEGLIADGTIHGGMLPKIACCLSAVQHGVRTAHIIDGRVEHALLLEVFTDEGVGTLIGGEA
- a CDS encoding pyrimidine 5'-nucleotidase, whose protein sequence is MGRQVYLFDLDNTLFNANLHVFPRMHGHINAYIMEHLALEEQAADRLRHQYWRRYGTTLHGLMALHQVDPLDYLHRVHPEDLVLEIAPDARLRAMLLHLPGRKFVFTNSLRQHAERVLQRLGVADLFEDVFDVVAADYKPKPHPAAYRRILRHIGVPARQCIMVEDTLANLVTAKRLGMRTIYVHPRLRRFRCTDWHCRSVYEIRAYSARPTA
- a CDS encoding M23 family metallopeptidase, producing the protein MKFGFAIAAIALNLSAMSLASASEYPFKVTSEKSTQGTAIAAVNDGRFPVDLRLHLGSIAGEHAEPVKILIPAHTRLEVTVLPTAAEQTSAASAYQYNWSIGDPAAEQNAEALYRLPFADGKQYRISQAHGGPVITHNTPDSYYAVDIAMPRGADILAARAGVVTDTESQFGDGGKSEEFRKKANYVRILHDDGTWAEYFHLQKDSVTVQAGQRVEAGMKIGEAGTSGFSDGPHLHFSIQKNVSGRITSLPFRFFTPARGAFAAVAGEKIQADYTSLATAPVDPLAPDTGTATGNPAQDSDQAVGRAE